Proteins from a single region of Primulina tabacum isolate GXHZ01 chromosome 5, ASM2559414v2, whole genome shotgun sequence:
- the LOC142547815 gene encoding UPF0496 protein At1g20180-like: protein MYAQTERDTKNNELVSRTKQEHNAKVKQTEAYKKKIKESGKTLVSVNEEYLCAVRTKSYVDFFLKVQVFVNNPSSSPKNIFHGGFKEILLPGQETITQVLESAFVSTKSSCDLKSLLLSYFDISAEASKFCSQLLEFLSEIQADYRFINQVMDSITHYSSEQLSFIVPELHSCAILKNPFSYMSKQDFNHIREKHSSVVQHLKSKRKRVARKIKLIKFFNKASGVCATVACGLVAAAAMFLAVHTLTALLMGPALLSFPIKGLKKKIVKYFRFLKYGSLTRTLGLLDVAAKGAYILNRDFDTMSRLVVRLQDEIEHDKTMIQFCLEKRGDRLSFEVLKELKKSELGFKKQVEELEEHVYLCLVTINRARTLVIKEICQDH, encoded by the exons ATGTATGCACAAACAGAGAGAGACacaaaaaacaacgagctagtATCACGAACTAAACAGGAGCACAATGCAAAAGTAAAGCAAACCGAGGCCT acaagaagaaaattaaagaatctGGTAAAACCCTCGTTAGTGTTAACGAGGAATATCTTTGTGCGGTAAGAACCAAATCCTACGTTGATTTCTTCTTAAAAGTTCAAGTTTTCGTAAACAATCCATCTTCATCACCGAAAAATATCTTCCATGGCGGTTTCAAAGAAATCCTTCTACCTGGCCAAGAAACAATTACACAAGTTCTTGAATCAGCCTTTGTTTCAACCAAATCATCATGTGACCTTAAATCCCTTCTGTTAAGTTACTTTGATATAAGTGCCGAAGCCTCAAAATTCTGCAGCCAACTTCTCGAATTCTTGAGCGAAATTCAAGCTGATTATAGGTTCATCAATCAAGTTATGGATTCCATTACCCACTACTCCTCCGAGCAGTTGAGCTTCATCGTACCTGAGCTGCATTCTTGTGCTATTCTAAAAAACCCCTTCTCCTATATGAGCAAGCAAGATTTTAATCACATTCGTGAGAAACATTCATCTGTTGTACAACATTTGAAGTCTAAGAGGAAAAGGGTGGCAAGAAAAATCAAactgattaaattttttaacaagGCTTCTGGGGTTTGCGCGACAGTAGCCTGTGGTTTAGTTGCTGCAGCAGCCATGTTTTTAGCAGTACACACTCTCACAGCTTTACTAATGGGGCCTGCACTCTTGAGTTTTCCTATAAAAGGGCTGAAGAAAAAGATCGTAAAGTACTTTCGATTCTTGAAGTATGGATCTTTGACAAGAACTTTGGGGCTGCTTGATGTAGCAGCTAAGGGTGCATATATCTTGAACCGAGATTTCGACACAATGAGTCGACTAGTTGTTCGACTTCAAGATGAGATTGAACACGACAAGACGATGATTCAGTTCTGTTTGGAGAAGAGGGGAGATAGGCTTTCTTTTGAAGTGTTGAAGGAGCTTAAAAAGAGTGAATTAGGGTTCAAGAAACAGGTGGAGGAGCTTGAAGAGCACGTTTACCTCTGCCTTGTTACGATTAATCGGGCTAGAACATTGGTGATCAAGGAAATTTGCCAAGATCATTGA